One part of the Asterias amurensis chromosome 11, ASM3211899v1 genome encodes these proteins:
- the LOC139943932 gene encoding uncharacterized protein, which produces MSDLEICRLAYEGDLRALTEQVEADKSIINKLDKSERTALHWAASGKRINVVRYILELKPAVNVNIRDDSNWTPLHIAASVGQEDIVTVLVSKGAEVNSANSTGQTPLHYAASRDRQKVAEILLEHGADTNIAERVGATPMHRAASKGNLEIVKLLLNYNCRLDQQDCVGNTALHMACEEDRVKEATVLVQHGASLHITNKEEQTPLDLAQVGLASTLSRLKE; this is translated from the exons ATGTCAGATTTAGAGATTTGTCGTTTAGCATACGAAGGAGATCTTCGGGCATTGACGGAACAAGTTGAAGCCGACAAGAGCATTATCAATAAATTGGATAAG AGTGAGAGAACAGCACTTCACTGGGCTGCATCAGGGAAACGCATCAATGTTGTTCGGTATATCCTGGAGCTGAAACCAGCTGTCAATGTTAACATCAGAGATGAT AGTAACTGGACACCACTTCACATTGCCGCCTCTGTCGGCCAAGAAGACATTGTGACTGTTTTAGTCAGCAAGGGGGCAGAGGTCAACTCGGCCAACAGTACAGGTCAGACACCGTTACACTATGCCGCATCCAGGGACAGGCAGAAA GTCGCTGAGATTCTACTTGAGCATGGCGCCGATACTAACATAGCGGAACGGGTAGGGGCGACCCCCATGCACAGAGCAGCCTCAAAGGGCAATCTGGAGATTGTCAAACTCTTACTAAACTACAACTGCCGACTGGATCAACAGGACTGTGTGGGAAATACAGCACT ACACATGGCTTGTGAGGAGGACAGAGTGAAAGAAGCTACTGTACTGGTTCAGCATGGTGCTTCATTACACATTACAAACAAA